One part of the Symphalangus syndactylus isolate Jambi chromosome 1, NHGRI_mSymSyn1-v2.1_pri, whole genome shotgun sequence genome encodes these proteins:
- the LOC129483199 gene encoding hydroxysteroid dehydrogenase-like protein 2, whose translation MLPNTGRLAGRTVFITGASCGIGKAIALKAAKDGANIVIAAKTAQPHPKLLGTIYTAAEEIEAVGGKALPCIVDMRDEQQISAAVEKAIKKFGGIDILHCAYTIAKYGMSMYVLGMAEEFKGEIAVNALWPKTTVHTAAMDMLGGPGIESQCRKVDIIADAAYSIFQKPESFTGNFVIDESILKEEGIENFDIYAIKPGHPLQPDFFLDEYPEAVSKKMESTGAVSEFKEEKPQMQPKPHSGAVEETFRIVKDYLSDDVVKATQAIYLFELSGEDGGTWFLDLKSKGGNIGYGEPSDQADVVTSMTTDDFVKVFSGKLKPTMAFMSGKLKIKGNMALAIKLEKLMNQMNARL comes from the exons ATGTTACCCAACACCGGGAGGCTGGCAGGACGTACAGTTTTTATTACAGGTGCAAGCTGTGGCATTGGCAAAGCTATTGCATTGAAAGCAGCAAAGGATGGAGCAAATATTGTTATTGCTGCAAAGACTGCCCAGCCACATCCAAAACTTCTAGGCACAATCTATACTGCTGCTGAAGAAATTGAAGCAGTTGGAGGAAAGGCCTTGCCATGTATTGTTGATATGAGAGATGAACAGCAGATCAGTGCTGCAGTGGAGAAAGCCATCAAGAAATTTGGAGGAATTGATATTCTG CACTGTGCTTATACCATTGCTAAGTATGGTATGTCTATGTATGTGCTTGGAATGGCAGAAGAATTTAAAGGTGAAATTGCAGTCAATGCATTATGGCCTAAAACAACCGTACACACTGCTGCTATGGATATGCTGGGAGGACCTGGTATCGAAAGCCAGTGTAGAAAAGTTGATATCATTGCAGATGCAgcatattccattttccaaaagCCAGAAAGTTTTACTGGCAACTTTGTCATTGATGAAAGTATCTTAAAAGAAGAAGGaatagaaaattttgacatttatGCAATTAAACCAGGTCATCCTCTGCAACCAGATTTCTTCTTAGATGAGTACCCAGAAGCAGTTAGCAAGAAAATGGAATCAACTGGTGCTGTTTCAGAATTCAAAGAAGAGAAACCGCAGATGCAACCAAAACCACATTCTGGAGCTGTGGAAGAAACATTTAGAATTGTTAAGGATTATCTCAGTGATGATGTAGTTAAAGCCACTCAAGCAATCTATCTGTTTGAACTCTCCGGTGAAGATGGTGGCACGTGGTTTCTTGATCTGAAAAGCAAGGGTGGGAATATCGGATATGGAGAGCCTTCTGATCAGGCAGATGTGGTGACGAGTATGACTACTGATGACTTTGTAAAAGTGTTTTCAGGGAAACTAAAACCAACAATGGCATTCATGTCAGGAAAATTGAAGATTAAAGGTAACATGGCCCTAGCAATCAAATTGGAGAAGCTAATGAATCAGATGAATGCCAGACTgtga